In one Myotis daubentonii chromosome 1, mMyoDau2.1, whole genome shotgun sequence genomic region, the following are encoded:
- the METTL3 gene encoding N6-adenosine-methyltransferase catalytic subunit, whose product MSDTWSSIQAHKKQLDSLRERLQRRRKQDSGHLDLRNPEAALSPTFRSDSPVPTVPTSGGSKSSTASVPELATDPELEKKLLHHLSDLSLTLPTDAVSICLAISTPDAPATQEGVESLLQKFAAQELIEVKRGLLQDDANPTLVTYADHSKLSAMMVAVAEKGSGEVTGTITGQKRRAEQDSTTVAAFASSLASGLASSASETAKEPTKKSRKHAASDVDLEIESLLNQQSTKEQQSKKVSQEILELLNTTTAKEQSIVEKFRSRGRAQVQEFCDYGTKEECMKASDADRPCRKLHFRRIINKHTDESLGDCSFLNTCFHMDTCKYVHYEIDACMDSEAPGSKDHTPSQELALTQSVGGDSNVDRLFPPQWICCDIRYLDVSILGKFAVVMADPPWDIHMELPYGTLTDDEMRRLNIPVLQDDGFLFLWVTGRAMELGRECLNLWGYERVDEIIWVKTNQLQRIIRTGRTGHWLNHGKEHCLVGVKGNPQGFNQGLDCDVIVAEVRSTSHKPDEIYGMIERLSPGTRKIELFGRPHNVQPNWITLGNQLDGIHLLDPDVVARFKQRYPDGIISKPKNL is encoded by the exons ATCTACGGAATCCAGAGGCAGCACTGTCTCCAACCTTCCGCAGTGACAGCCCAGTGCCTACTGTACCCACTTCTGGTGGCTCCAAGTCCAGCACAGCTTCAGTTCCTGAATTAGCTACAGACCCTGAACTGGAGAAGAAGTTGCTACACCATCTCTCTGATCTATCCCTAACATTGCCTACTGATGCTGTGTCCATCTGTCTTGCCATCTCCACG CCAGATGCCCCTGCTACTCAAGAAGGGGTGGAAAGCCTCCTACAGAAGTTTGCAGCTCAGGAGTTGATTGAGGTAAAGCGAGGTCTCCTACAAGATGATGCAAATCCTACTCTTGTGACCTATGCTGATCATTCCAAGCTCTCTGCCATGATGGTCGCTGTTGCAGAAAAGGGCTCTGGGGAGGTAACAGGGACTATCACAGGTCAGAAGCGGCGTGCAGAACAGGACTCGACCACAGTAGCTGCCTTTGCTAGCTCTTTGGCCTCTGGTCTGGCTTCTTCAGCATCAGAAACAGCCAAGGAGCCAACCAAGAAATCAAGGAAGCATGCTGCCTCAGATGTTGATCTGGAGATAGAAAGCCTTCTGAACCAACAGTCTACTAAAGAACAACAGAGCAAGAAG GTCAGTCAGGAGATTCTAGAGCTATTAAATACTACAACAGCCAAGGAACAATCCATTGTCGAAAAGTTTCGGTCACGAGGTCGGGCCCAAGTGCAAGAGTTCTGTGACTATGGAACCAAGGAGGAGTGCATGAAAGCCAGTGATGCTGATCGGCCCTGTCGCAAGCTGCACTTCAG GAGAATCATCAATAAACACACTGATGAGTCATTAGGTGACTGCTCTTTCCTTAATACATGTTTCCACATGGATACCTGCAAATATGTTCACTATGAAATTGATGCTTGCATGGATTCTGAGGCTCCTGGGAGCAAAGATCATACACCAAGCCAGGAGCTTGCTCTCACACAGAGTGTTGGAGGTGATTCCAATGTAGATCGACTCTTCCCACCTCAG TGGATCTGTTGTGATATCCGCTACCTGGACGTCAGTATCTTGGGCAAGTTTGCAGTTGTGATGGCTGACCCACCCTGGGATATTCACATGGAGCTGCCCTATGGGACCCTGACAGATGATGAGATGCGCAGGCTCAACATACCAGTACTGCAGGATGATGGCTTTCTCTTCCTCTGGGTCACAGGCAG ggCCATGGAGTTGGGCAGAGAATGTCTGAACCTCTGGGG TTATGAACGGGTAGATGAAATTATCTGGGTGAAGACAAATCAGCTGCAACGCATCATTCGGACAGGCCGTACAGGTCACTGGTTGAACCATGGAAAGGAACACTGCTTG GTTGGTGTCAAAGGAAATCCCCAAGGCTTCAACCAGGGTCTGGATTGTGATGTGATCGTAGCTGAG GTTCGTTCTACCAGTCATAAACCAGATGAAATATATGGCATGATTGAAAGACTATCCCCTGGCACTCGCAAGATTGAACTATTTGGACGACCTCACAATGTGCAACCCAACTG GATCACCCTTGGAAACCAGCTGGATGGGATCCACCTACTAGATCCAGATGTGGTTGCCCGGTTCAAGCAACGGTATCCAGATGGTATCATCTCTAAACCTAAAAATCTATAG
- the TOX4 gene encoding TOX high mobility group box family member 4 isoform X1 — MEFPGGNDNYLTITGPSHPFLSGAETFHTPSLGDEEFEIPPISLDSDPSLAVSDVVGHFDDLADPSSSQDGSFSAQYGVQTLDMPVGMTHGLMEQGGGLLSGGLTMDLDHSIGTQYSANPPVTIDVPMTDMTSGLMGHNQLTTIDQSELSSQLGLSLGGGTILPPAQSPEDRLSTTPSPTNSLHEDGVEDFRRQLPSQKTVVVEAGKKQKTPKKRKKKDPNEPQKPVSAYALFFRDTQAAIKGQNPNATFGEVSKIVASMWDSLGEEQKQVYKRKTEAAKKEYLKALAAYKDNQECQATVETVELDPVPPSQTPSPPPVATVDPASPAPASTEPPALSPSIVVNSTLSSYVANQASSGAGGQPNITKLIITKQMLPSSITMSQGGMVTVIPATVVTSRGIQLGQTSTATIQPSQQAQIVTRSVLQAAAAAAASMQLPPPRLQPPPLQQMPQPPTQQVTILQQPPPLQAMQQPPPQKARINLQQQPPPLQIKIVPGPTLKMQTTLVPPAVESSPERPMNTSPEAHTVEETSTDTICEMITDVVPEVESPSQMDVELVSGSPVTISPQPRCVRSGCENPPVASKDWDNEYCSNECVVKHCRDVFLAWLASRNSNTVVFVK; from the exons ACATTCCATACACCAAGCCTGGGTGATGAGGAATTTGAAATCCCACCTATCTCCTTGGATTCTGATCCGTCACTGGCTGTCTCAGATGTGGTTGGCCACTTTGATGACCTGGCAGACCCATCCTCCTCTCAGGATGGCAGCTTTTCAGCCCAATATGGGGTCCAGACATTGGACATGCCTGTGGGCATGACCCATGGCTTGATGGAGCAGGGCGGGGGGCTCCTGAGTGGGGGCTTGACCATG GACTTGGACCATTCTATAGGAACTCAGTATAGCGCCAACCCACCTGTTACAATTGATGTACCAATGACAGACATGACGTCTGGCTTGATGGGGCATAACCAGTTGACCACCATTGATCAGTCAGAACTGAGTTCTCAACTTGGTTTGAGCTTAGGGGGTGGTACCATTCTGCCACCTGCCCAGTCACCTGAGGATCGTCTTTCAACCACCCCTTCACCTACTAATTCACTTCATGAGGATGGTGTTGAggatttccggagg CAACTTCCCAGCCAGAAGACAGTTGTTGTGGAAGCAGGAAAAAAGCAGAAGAccccaaagaagagaaaaaagaaagatcctAATGAACCTCAGAAACCAGTTTCAGCATATGCCTTATTCTTTCGTGATACACAGGCTGCCATCAAGGGACAGAATCCCAATGCTACTTTTGGAGAAGTTTCAAAAATTGTGGCCTCCATGTGGGACAGTCTTGGAGAGGAGCAAAAACAG GTATAtaagaggaaaactgaggctgcCAAGAAAGAGTATCTGAAAGCTCTGGCTGCTTATAAAGACAATCAAGAGTGTCAG gccactgtggaaacagtggAGCTGGATCCAGTGCCACCATCACAGACTCCTTCTCCACCTCCTGTTGCTACTGTTGACCCAGCATCTCCAGCACCAGCCTCAACAGAGCCCCCTGCTCTGTCTCCTTCCATTGTTGTTAACTCCACTCTTTCATCCTATGTGGCCAATCAGGCATCTTCTGGGGCTGGGGGTCAGCCTAATATCACCAAGTTGATTATTACCAAACAGATGTTGCCTTCATCTATTACCATGTCTCAAGGAGGGATGGTTACTGTTATCCCAGCCACAGTGGTGACCTCCCGGGGGATCCAACTAGGCCAGACCAGCACAGCTACTATACAGCCCAGTCAACAAGCCCAGATTGTTACTCGGTCAGTGttgcaggcagcagcagcagctgctgcttctaTGCAGCTGCCTCCACCCCGACTACAACCTCCTCCATTGCAACAGATGCCTCAGCCCCCCACTCAGCAAGTGACCATCCTGCAGCAGCCTCCCCCACTCCAGGCCATGCAACAGCCTCCACCTCAGAAAGCTCGAATCAATTTACAGCAACAGCCACCTCCTCTGCAGATCAAGATTGTGCCTGGACCCACTCTGAAAATGCAGACCACCTTAGTCCCGCCAGCTGTGGAAAGTAGTCCTGAGCGGCCTATGAACACCAGCCCTGAGGCCCATACAGTGGAGGAGACCTCTACTGATACAATCTGTGAGATGATCACAGATGTGGTTCCTGAG gtTGAGTCTCCTTCTCAAATGGATGTTGAATTGGTGAGTGGGTCTCCAGTGACAATCTCACCCCAGCCTCGCTGTGTGAGGTCTGGTTGTGAGAACCCTCCCGTTGCGAGTAAGGACTGGGACAATGAATACTGCAGCAATGAATGTGTGGTGAAGCACTGCAG gGATGTCTTCTTGGCCTGGTTAGCCTCTAGAAATTCGAACACAGTGGTGTTTGTAAAATAG
- the TOX4 gene encoding TOX high mobility group box family member 4 isoform X2, which translates to MPVGMTHGLMEQGGGLLSGGLTMDLDHSIGTQYSANPPVTIDVPMTDMTSGLMGHNQLTTIDQSELSSQLGLSLGGGTILPPAQSPEDRLSTTPSPTNSLHEDGVEDFRRQLPSQKTVVVEAGKKQKTPKKRKKKDPNEPQKPVSAYALFFRDTQAAIKGQNPNATFGEVSKIVASMWDSLGEEQKQVYKRKTEAAKKEYLKALAAYKDNQECQATVETVELDPVPPSQTPSPPPVATVDPASPAPASTEPPALSPSIVVNSTLSSYVANQASSGAGGQPNITKLIITKQMLPSSITMSQGGMVTVIPATVVTSRGIQLGQTSTATIQPSQQAQIVTRSVLQAAAAAAASMQLPPPRLQPPPLQQMPQPPTQQVTILQQPPPLQAMQQPPPQKARINLQQQPPPLQIKIVPGPTLKMQTTLVPPAVESSPERPMNTSPEAHTVEETSTDTICEMITDVVPEVESPSQMDVELVSGSPVTISPQPRCVRSGCENPPVASKDWDNEYCSNECVVKHCRDVFLAWLASRNSNTVVFVK; encoded by the exons ATGCCTGTGGGCATGACCCATGGCTTGATGGAGCAGGGCGGGGGGCTCCTGAGTGGGGGCTTGACCATG GACTTGGACCATTCTATAGGAACTCAGTATAGCGCCAACCCACCTGTTACAATTGATGTACCAATGACAGACATGACGTCTGGCTTGATGGGGCATAACCAGTTGACCACCATTGATCAGTCAGAACTGAGTTCTCAACTTGGTTTGAGCTTAGGGGGTGGTACCATTCTGCCACCTGCCCAGTCACCTGAGGATCGTCTTTCAACCACCCCTTCACCTACTAATTCACTTCATGAGGATGGTGTTGAggatttccggagg CAACTTCCCAGCCAGAAGACAGTTGTTGTGGAAGCAGGAAAAAAGCAGAAGAccccaaagaagagaaaaaagaaagatcctAATGAACCTCAGAAACCAGTTTCAGCATATGCCTTATTCTTTCGTGATACACAGGCTGCCATCAAGGGACAGAATCCCAATGCTACTTTTGGAGAAGTTTCAAAAATTGTGGCCTCCATGTGGGACAGTCTTGGAGAGGAGCAAAAACAG GTATAtaagaggaaaactgaggctgcCAAGAAAGAGTATCTGAAAGCTCTGGCTGCTTATAAAGACAATCAAGAGTGTCAG gccactgtggaaacagtggAGCTGGATCCAGTGCCACCATCACAGACTCCTTCTCCACCTCCTGTTGCTACTGTTGACCCAGCATCTCCAGCACCAGCCTCAACAGAGCCCCCTGCTCTGTCTCCTTCCATTGTTGTTAACTCCACTCTTTCATCCTATGTGGCCAATCAGGCATCTTCTGGGGCTGGGGGTCAGCCTAATATCACCAAGTTGATTATTACCAAACAGATGTTGCCTTCATCTATTACCATGTCTCAAGGAGGGATGGTTACTGTTATCCCAGCCACAGTGGTGACCTCCCGGGGGATCCAACTAGGCCAGACCAGCACAGCTACTATACAGCCCAGTCAACAAGCCCAGATTGTTACTCGGTCAGTGttgcaggcagcagcagcagctgctgcttctaTGCAGCTGCCTCCACCCCGACTACAACCTCCTCCATTGCAACAGATGCCTCAGCCCCCCACTCAGCAAGTGACCATCCTGCAGCAGCCTCCCCCACTCCAGGCCATGCAACAGCCTCCACCTCAGAAAGCTCGAATCAATTTACAGCAACAGCCACCTCCTCTGCAGATCAAGATTGTGCCTGGACCCACTCTGAAAATGCAGACCACCTTAGTCCCGCCAGCTGTGGAAAGTAGTCCTGAGCGGCCTATGAACACCAGCCCTGAGGCCCATACAGTGGAGGAGACCTCTACTGATACAATCTGTGAGATGATCACAGATGTGGTTCCTGAG gtTGAGTCTCCTTCTCAAATGGATGTTGAATTGGTGAGTGGGTCTCCAGTGACAATCTCACCCCAGCCTCGCTGTGTGAGGTCTGGTTGTGAGAACCCTCCCGTTGCGAGTAAGGACTGGGACAATGAATACTGCAGCAATGAATGTGTGGTGAAGCACTGCAG gGATGTCTTCTTGGCCTGGTTAGCCTCTAGAAATTCGAACACAGTGGTGTTTGTAAAATAG